From one Sorangium aterium genomic stretch:
- a CDS encoding amylo-alpha-1,6-glucosidase, giving the protein MSSDGSRRHSPTHDALSSTPAAPRGQGAALEHASPWPHVEVRGQFSIARKEWLHTNGAGAYASSTIAGMHTRRYHGLLVAALDPPRRRHVMLSHVDVCVRPVRQQGAPSERRASWPRWDLAKHQFPGIDPESSSFYLERFDQDPLPRWAYAVPGGELEVTLGLVRGENAAVLRYAWSGADPVMLTLRPLLAARHIHQLLRENGGISQKVELRAGAARGEPGSGRDRPVMGEVRVQPNRALPRICFRYQGTFVGSQDWWRRFEYLGEQDRGLDFLEDLWTPGHFETVIGTEPVHLLVAVGALPEDEPENLLAAASAAIRAEDPGPRRPLLERKLSIAAEAFRADAAARPGVIAGYPWFEVWGRDALISLPGLYLVPRKTEAAIRVLRSMIDAMQDGLVPNRLPDAGEPADFHAADATLWLFEAARLLADAVGDTHPFVTGELLGALRDAFEAAVRGTRNGIHVTADGLFAAGRLGEGAVDGLTWMDARVAGRAVTPRAGCPVELTALWAKGSETLARLARAAGDDRLARRAEAAARAARQGFAARFWCEETGYPYDVISEHAEGEGAFRDASIRPNALIAVAVDPACFTPERAASLLDRVRLELVTPAGVRTLSPADPAYARRYQGGPEARDSAYHQGTAWPFLLGFYARAARRFSTLGEHVIPLLHRLAASAAANEIALGQVPEIASGEPPHHPGGSFAQAFSVAELLRLIAWDLPAPDPGSAAGAPPR; this is encoded by the coding sequence ATGAGCTCGGACGGATCCCGGCGGCACTCCCCGACCCACGACGCGCTGTCGTCCACGCCCGCGGCGCCCCGCGGCCAGGGCGCCGCGCTGGAGCACGCCTCGCCGTGGCCGCACGTCGAGGTGCGGGGCCAGTTCTCGATCGCGCGCAAGGAGTGGCTGCACACGAACGGCGCGGGGGCCTACGCGAGCTCGACGATCGCCGGCATGCACACCCGCCGTTACCACGGCCTGCTCGTCGCGGCCCTCGACCCTCCGCGGCGCCGGCACGTCATGCTCTCGCACGTCGACGTCTGCGTCCGCCCGGTACGGCAGCAGGGCGCGCCGTCCGAGCGCCGCGCCTCGTGGCCGCGCTGGGACCTCGCCAAGCACCAGTTCCCGGGCATCGATCCGGAGAGCAGCTCGTTCTACCTCGAGCGCTTCGATCAGGATCCGCTCCCGCGCTGGGCGTACGCCGTCCCGGGCGGCGAGCTCGAGGTGACGCTCGGCCTCGTGCGCGGCGAGAACGCCGCCGTCCTCCGCTATGCCTGGAGCGGGGCGGATCCGGTGATGCTGACGCTGCGCCCGCTGCTCGCCGCCCGCCACATTCACCAGCTGCTCCGCGAGAACGGCGGGATCTCCCAGAAGGTCGAGCTGCGCGCAGGGGCGGCGCGCGGCGAGCCCGGCTCGGGGCGGGACCGCCCCGTGATGGGTGAGGTCCGGGTGCAGCCGAACCGCGCGCTGCCGAGGATCTGCTTCCGTTACCAGGGCACGTTCGTCGGCTCGCAGGACTGGTGGCGACGCTTCGAGTACCTCGGCGAGCAGGATCGGGGCCTCGACTTCCTCGAGGATCTCTGGACGCCGGGCCATTTCGAGACGGTGATCGGCACCGAGCCCGTTCACCTGCTCGTGGCGGTGGGCGCGCTGCCCGAGGACGAGCCGGAGAACCTCCTCGCGGCGGCGAGCGCGGCGATCCGCGCCGAGGACCCGGGGCCCCGGCGCCCGCTCCTGGAGCGGAAGCTGTCCATCGCGGCCGAGGCGTTCCGCGCCGACGCGGCCGCGCGGCCCGGCGTCATCGCGGGCTACCCCTGGTTCGAGGTGTGGGGCCGCGACGCGCTGATCTCCCTGCCCGGCCTCTACCTCGTGCCGCGCAAGACCGAGGCCGCGATCCGAGTCCTCCGCTCGATGATCGACGCCATGCAGGACGGCCTCGTGCCGAACCGGCTCCCCGACGCGGGCGAGCCCGCGGACTTCCACGCGGCCGACGCGACCCTCTGGCTGTTCGAGGCGGCTCGCCTGCTCGCGGACGCGGTCGGCGACACGCACCCGTTCGTGACGGGCGAGCTGCTCGGCGCGCTCCGCGACGCCTTCGAGGCCGCCGTGCGCGGGACCCGGAACGGGATCCACGTCACGGCCGACGGCCTCTTCGCCGCCGGGCGCCTCGGCGAGGGCGCCGTCGACGGGCTCACGTGGATGGACGCGCGCGTCGCGGGCCGCGCGGTGACCCCGCGCGCCGGTTGCCCGGTCGAGCTCACGGCGCTGTGGGCGAAGGGCTCGGAGACGCTCGCGCGCCTCGCGCGGGCCGCCGGCGACGATCGGCTGGCGAGGCGGGCGGAGGCGGCCGCGCGCGCGGCGCGCCAGGGCTTCGCCGCCCGCTTCTGGTGCGAGGAGACCGGCTACCCGTATGACGTCATCTCGGAGCACGCGGAGGGGGAGGGCGCGTTCCGCGACGCGTCGATCCGCCCCAACGCGCTGATCGCCGTCGCCGTGGATCCCGCCTGCTTCACGCCGGAGCGGGCCGCGTCGCTGCTCGATCGGGTCCGCTTGGAGCTCGTGACCCCCGCCGGCGTGCGCACGCTCTCGCCGGCCGATCCCGCCTACGCGCGCCGGTACCAGGGAGGCCCCGAGGCGCGCGACAGCGCCTACCACCAGGGCACGGCCTGGCCGTTCCTGCTCGGGTTCTACGCGCGCGCCGCCCGGCGCTTCTCCACGCTCGGCGAGCATGTGATCCCGCTGCTGCATCGGCTCGCGGCCTCCGCGGCCGCGAACGAGATCGCGCTCGGCCAGGTGCCGGAGATCGCCTCCGGCGAGCCGCCGCACCACCCCGGTGGCAGCTTCGCGCAGGCCTTCAGCGTGGCGGAGCTCCTGCGCCTCATCGCCTGGGATCTGCCCGCCCCGGACCCAGGCAGCGCCGCGGGCGCGCCGCCGCGCTGA
- a CDS encoding oligosaccharide flippase family protein, which produces MQDEQPAPVEPSAPSRAPEVAPAAKEAPRPGEAQGTSLADRIGMIVGGQFVNTLIVLVQGVVVVRLLGKAEYGVLAFATMLFMTGRDLAQLYLPESFLYFAPKVTRAELRGLVRQSMLLLVGLGALSALAFSVFALVPSVFLDGREGVTRLLLLIGLMSVISYPASVFGPLFIATNNHRKSAGVALIVTLSSAAGAIVPAALGCSIAWIVAAQCAAQALRLGLSYRLYARLFQDVAAAPFPGGVRAQLAYALPLSVTRFAGLFNQKLDKFVIGLFFSAGLYAEFSVGSQELPLVGVLAYSVASTMLPDLVARVENGRTPAEGARAAIDLWHSGIRKTTLIMLPVAAFLLLFAEPLMRTIYGDAYVGAAVPFRIYAALLPLRVTAYAIMLMAFGKTSFILRIQVVSMVFNTAANLVLLPTIGMVGAPLSAVLTQVLVIASTVACIARFSGVGLRGVFPWGHYGRVAATAIVAAAPLAAFLLTGATDRRPALSLALCAPLYAGLYLVAARVTGVLAPEDRAFVARWLRLEPLRSRHG; this is translated from the coding sequence ATGCAGGACGAGCAGCCCGCCCCGGTCGAGCCGAGCGCGCCCTCGCGGGCCCCGGAGGTCGCGCCGGCTGCCAAGGAGGCGCCGCGCCCGGGCGAGGCGCAGGGCACGTCGCTGGCCGACCGGATCGGGATGATCGTCGGCGGGCAGTTCGTCAACACGCTCATCGTCCTCGTGCAGGGCGTCGTCGTGGTGCGGCTGCTCGGCAAGGCCGAGTACGGCGTGCTCGCCTTCGCGACGATGCTGTTCATGACGGGGCGCGATCTCGCGCAGCTCTACCTCCCGGAGTCGTTCCTCTATTTCGCGCCCAAGGTGACCCGCGCCGAGCTCCGCGGGCTGGTGCGGCAGAGCATGCTGCTCCTGGTCGGCCTCGGGGCGCTCTCCGCGCTGGCCTTCTCGGTGTTCGCCCTGGTCCCCAGCGTCTTCCTCGATGGCCGCGAGGGCGTCACGCGGCTCCTCCTGCTCATCGGCCTCATGAGCGTGATCTCCTACCCGGCGAGCGTGTTCGGCCCGCTCTTCATCGCGACGAACAACCACCGCAAGTCGGCGGGGGTCGCGCTGATCGTCACGCTCTCGAGCGCCGCGGGCGCGATCGTCCCCGCGGCGCTCGGGTGCTCGATCGCCTGGATCGTGGCCGCCCAGTGCGCGGCGCAGGCCCTCCGGCTCGGGCTCTCGTACCGGCTCTACGCGCGGCTGTTCCAGGACGTCGCCGCCGCCCCGTTCCCTGGCGGCGTCAGGGCGCAGCTCGCCTACGCGCTCCCGCTCTCGGTGACGCGCTTCGCCGGCCTCTTCAACCAGAAGCTCGACAAGTTCGTCATTGGCCTGTTCTTCAGCGCGGGCCTGTATGCCGAGTTCTCCGTCGGCTCGCAGGAGCTCCCGCTCGTCGGCGTCCTCGCCTACTCCGTCGCCTCGACGATGCTCCCCGACCTCGTCGCCCGCGTCGAGAACGGGCGGACGCCCGCGGAGGGCGCGCGGGCGGCGATCGACCTGTGGCACTCGGGCATCCGCAAGACGACGCTGATCATGCTCCCGGTCGCGGCGTTCCTCCTCCTCTTCGCCGAGCCGCTCATGCGCACCATCTACGGCGACGCCTACGTCGGCGCGGCCGTGCCGTTCCGCATCTACGCAGCGCTCCTGCCGCTGCGCGTGACCGCGTATGCGATCATGCTGATGGCGTTCGGCAAGACGTCGTTCATCCTGCGGATCCAGGTGGTGTCGATGGTGTTCAACACCGCGGCGAACCTGGTCCTCCTGCCCACGATCGGCATGGTCGGCGCGCCGCTCTCGGCCGTCCTGACCCAGGTGCTCGTGATCGCCTCGACGGTCGCCTGCATCGCTCGCTTCTCTGGCGTGGGCCTCCGCGGCGTCTTCCCGTGGGGCCATTACGGGCGCGTCGCGGCCACCGCGATCGTGGCCGCGGCGCCGCTCGCCGCGTTCCTGCTCACGGGCGCGACCGACAGGCGCCCCGCGCTCAGCCTCGCGCTCTGCGCCCCGCTCTACGCGGGCCTCTACCTCGTGGCCGCGCGGGTCACCGGCGTGCTCGCTCCCGAGGACCGGGCGTTCGTGGCGCGCTGGCTGCGCCTGGAGCCGCTGCGGAGTCGCCACGGCTGA
- a CDS encoding cation-translocating P-type ATPase: protein MSQRVLPPSAAIAWHSLPVPDVLSRIESAEAGLAGDEAARRLKDVGPNVIQRAKGDGPLKLLFRQINDPLIYVLLASAALAMAMGEAIDGSVVLAVVVLNTAIGFVQELRAGKAIEALVDMVPQTATVVRGGQRSVIPAADVVPGDVVVLDAGDKVPADARLLSVKNLHVDESALTGESVPSDKHVAAVPEDAGVGDRKNLAFGGTLVTSGAATAVVVATGAATELGRISSMLHEATEIETPLTRSMAKVGRVLTIAIVAVALLIVGVALLRGYPPVDAMLAGISLAVAAIPEGLPAIITISLAIGVQRMARRRAVIRKLPAVETLGSTGVICSDKTGTLTRNEMTVRALWTPAAGAQGEAALEQAGAALEVTGVGYAPEGELRRDGAPVGEVPEAVRALLRAGLLCNDARMTREADACGIEGDPTEGALVVAAQKLGVDVEGTRREHPRVDVVPFSSERQLMATLHEAPGGDRVIFMKGAPEAVLGRAALGEAGRAQVMAQVERMAAQGMRVLAVASRPAGRDAASLDEAHLPEGFELLGLEGMIDPPRPEAIDAIKACHAAGITVKMITGDHLATARAIGGQLGLVPDGARAMNGTELSRLSEGELRAAATSTHVFARVAPEHKLRLVKALQAEGRVVAMTGDGVNDAPALKQADIGVAMGITGTAVSKESADVVLTDDNFASIRAAVEEGRRVYDNLVKALAFVLPTNLGEALILLVAVMSFPIVGGAPLMPITAVQILWVNLVATVALSLPLAFEAMEKDVMSRPPRDPSEPILSRFVLVRTAIVAVLMTAGAIGLFFYEYFMEVRGGVVSEIAYREAQTAAVTTVVLFQIFYVLNCRSLRDSMLKIGLFSNPWVYVGIGALLALQLCFVYVPFMHTLFGSAPLSLDAWVKSTLVAMTILPVMSAERWWRTRRARRSAQRERRSDASDVGGVAGAMVNRGA from the coding sequence ATGTCCCAACGCGTCCTCCCCCCATCGGCCGCGATCGCCTGGCACAGCCTGCCTGTCCCCGATGTGCTCTCCAGGATCGAGAGCGCCGAGGCCGGCCTCGCGGGCGACGAGGCCGCCCGGCGGCTCAAGGACGTCGGGCCCAACGTGATCCAGCGCGCGAAGGGCGACGGCCCGCTCAAGCTGCTCTTCCGTCAGATCAACGACCCGCTCATCTACGTGCTGCTCGCGTCGGCGGCCCTCGCGATGGCCATGGGCGAGGCGATCGACGGGTCGGTCGTGCTGGCGGTCGTGGTGCTCAACACGGCGATCGGCTTCGTCCAGGAGCTCCGCGCGGGCAAGGCGATCGAGGCGCTCGTCGACATGGTGCCCCAGACGGCCACGGTCGTGCGCGGCGGCCAGCGGAGCGTGATCCCCGCCGCCGACGTGGTCCCCGGCGACGTGGTGGTGCTCGACGCCGGCGACAAGGTCCCCGCCGACGCCCGGCTGCTCTCGGTGAAGAACCTCCACGTGGACGAGTCGGCGCTCACCGGGGAGTCGGTGCCATCGGACAAACACGTCGCGGCGGTCCCCGAGGACGCCGGCGTCGGCGATCGAAAGAACCTCGCCTTCGGCGGGACGCTCGTGACCAGCGGCGCGGCCACCGCGGTGGTCGTCGCCACGGGCGCCGCGACCGAGCTCGGCCGCATCTCCTCGATGCTCCACGAGGCGACCGAGATCGAGACGCCGCTCACGCGCTCGATGGCCAAGGTCGGCCGCGTGCTGACCATCGCGATCGTCGCCGTCGCGCTGCTCATCGTCGGGGTCGCGCTGCTCCGGGGCTACCCGCCGGTCGACGCGATGCTCGCGGGCATCTCGCTCGCGGTCGCCGCGATCCCGGAGGGGCTGCCCGCGATCATCACCATCTCGCTCGCCATCGGCGTGCAGCGGATGGCGCGGCGCCGCGCGGTGATCCGGAAGCTGCCCGCGGTCGAGACGCTGGGCAGCACGGGCGTCATCTGCTCGGACAAGACAGGAACGCTGACGCGGAACGAGATGACGGTCCGCGCCCTGTGGACGCCCGCGGCCGGCGCGCAAGGGGAGGCGGCGCTCGAGCAGGCCGGAGCGGCGCTCGAGGTGACCGGCGTCGGCTACGCGCCCGAAGGCGAGCTCCGACGCGACGGCGCACCGGTCGGCGAGGTGCCCGAGGCGGTGCGCGCGCTGCTCCGCGCGGGGCTGCTCTGCAACGACGCCCGCATGACGCGCGAGGCGGACGCCTGCGGCATCGAGGGCGACCCGACCGAGGGCGCGCTCGTCGTCGCGGCCCAGAAGCTCGGCGTGGACGTCGAGGGGACGCGGCGGGAGCACCCCCGCGTCGATGTCGTCCCGTTCTCCTCGGAGCGGCAGCTCATGGCGACGCTCCACGAGGCCCCCGGCGGAGACCGGGTGATCTTCATGAAGGGGGCGCCCGAGGCGGTGCTCGGCCGCGCCGCGCTCGGCGAGGCGGGGCGGGCCCAGGTGATGGCGCAGGTCGAGCGGATGGCGGCGCAGGGCATGCGCGTGCTCGCCGTGGCCTCGCGGCCGGCGGGCCGCGACGCGGCCTCGCTCGACGAGGCGCACCTCCCGGAGGGGTTCGAGCTCCTCGGCCTGGAGGGGATGATCGACCCGCCGCGCCCCGAGGCGATCGACGCGATCAAGGCGTGCCACGCGGCCGGGATCACCGTGAAGATGATCACCGGCGACCACCTGGCGACCGCGCGGGCGATCGGCGGGCAGCTCGGGCTCGTGCCCGACGGGGCGCGCGCGATGAACGGCACGGAGCTCTCGCGGCTCTCGGAGGGCGAGCTGCGCGCGGCGGCGACGTCCACGCACGTGTTCGCGCGTGTCGCCCCGGAGCACAAGCTCCGCCTGGTGAAGGCGCTGCAGGCCGAGGGGAGGGTCGTCGCGATGACCGGCGACGGCGTGAACGACGCGCCGGCGCTCAAGCAGGCGGACATCGGCGTGGCCATGGGGATCACGGGCACCGCGGTGTCGAAGGAGTCCGCCGACGTCGTCCTGACGGACGACAACTTCGCGAGCATCCGGGCGGCGGTCGAGGAGGGGCGCCGCGTCTATGACAACCTGGTCAAGGCGCTCGCGTTCGTGCTGCCGACGAACCTGGGCGAGGCGTTGATCCTGCTCGTGGCGGTGATGAGCTTCCCGATCGTCGGGGGCGCGCCGCTCATGCCGATCACGGCCGTCCAGATCCTCTGGGTCAACCTGGTGGCCACGGTGGCGCTCTCCCTGCCGCTCGCGTTCGAGGCGATGGAGAAGGACGTGATGAGCCGCCCGCCCCGGGATCCGAGCGAGCCGATCCTGAGCCGGTTCGTGCTCGTGCGAACGGCGATCGTCGCGGTCCTCATGACTGCTGGGGCGATCGGGCTGTTCTTTTACGAGTACTTCATGGAGGTGCGCGGCGGCGTCGTCTCGGAGATCGCCTACCGCGAGGCCCAGACCGCGGCGGTCACGACGGTCGTGCTGTTCCAGATCTTCTACGTGCTCAACTGCCGGTCGCTGCGCGATTCGATGCTGAAGATCGGGCTGTTCTCGAATCCCTGGGTCTACGTCGGGATCGGCGCGCTGCTCGCCCTGCAGCTCTGCTTCGTCTATGTGCCGTTCATGCACACGCTGTTCGGCTCGGCGCCGCTCTCGCTCGACGCGTGGGTGAAGTCGACGCTGGTGGCGATGACGATCTTGCCGGTGATGAGCGCCGAGCGGTGGTGGCGCACACGCCGGGCGCGGCGCTCGGCGCAGCGCGAGCGCAGGTCCGACGCGTCCGACGTGGGCGGCGTCGCGGGCGCGATGGTGAACCGCGGCGCGTAG
- a CDS encoding DUF4123 domain-containing protein — protein sequence MSEDQEAGLVLRVISGPLAGQTARIPGDRPLLVGRAPESDLSITSDGELSALHFSVEQIDGSYLLRDLGSRNGTHVNRERAREVSLRDGDEIRAGGTLFAVARREVGRRYAPTEPAPPSRRARRTAVLATGAPFAASARARLRQERSPLFAVLDAARDPRIRLLLGEAGEQTASLYTGFQGEILADVGPTLVHLPHGSRLLDALVDGGWGDCWGVFLTSDRPFGDVRKHLRRFLLVESGTGKQQYFRFYDPRVLRGFLPTCGPRKIEALFEEVEAFTMEAEDPGKLLRFTARGGKALREESALEREG from the coding sequence ATGAGCGAAGACCAGGAAGCAGGGCTCGTCCTCCGGGTCATCTCGGGCCCCCTGGCCGGGCAGACGGCGCGTATCCCGGGCGACCGTCCGCTGCTCGTCGGCCGCGCTCCCGAGTCGGATCTCTCGATCACGAGCGACGGAGAGCTCTCTGCGCTGCATTTCTCGGTGGAGCAGATCGACGGCAGCTACCTCCTCCGCGACCTGGGGAGCCGCAACGGGACGCACGTCAACCGGGAGCGGGCGCGCGAGGTGTCGCTCCGGGACGGCGACGAGATCCGCGCGGGGGGGACCCTGTTCGCGGTGGCGCGCCGCGAGGTGGGCCGCCGCTACGCGCCGACCGAGCCCGCGCCGCCCTCGCGCCGCGCGCGGAGGACCGCGGTGCTCGCGACGGGGGCGCCGTTCGCCGCGTCGGCGCGGGCGCGGCTCCGGCAGGAGCGCTCGCCCCTCTTCGCGGTGCTCGACGCCGCCCGCGACCCGCGCATCCGGCTGCTGCTCGGCGAGGCGGGCGAGCAGACCGCCTCGCTCTACACCGGCTTCCAGGGCGAGATCCTCGCGGACGTCGGCCCCACGCTCGTGCACCTCCCGCACGGGTCCAGGCTGCTCGACGCGCTGGTCGACGGAGGATGGGGCGACTGCTGGGGCGTCTTCCTGACGAGCGACCGCCCGTTCGGCGACGTGCGGAAGCACCTCCGCCGATTTCTCCTGGTCGAGAGCGGGACAGGCAAGCAGCAGTATTTCCGGTTCTACGATCCACGCGTGCTCCGCGGCTTCCTCCCCACGTGCGGTCCTCGAAAGATCGAGGCGCTGTTCGAGGAGGTCGAGGCCTTCACCATGGAGGCCGAGGATCCGGGGAAGCTGCTCCGCTTCACCGCCCGGGGCGGCAAGGCGCTGCGCGAGGAGTCGGCGCTGGAACGTGAAGGCTGA
- a CDS encoding glycosyltransferase family 2 protein, producing the protein MPDHLLQDRAGLPEAERALQEAWRAKYAPEVKELIVRREVPSPKLTLIVISYKAKDYLIECLQHARGQTAALDVPFEILLADSGGIEHLRPRSAPLVDVELRLTDGIPLNAARNAAIAWARGEYVAFIDDDGLIAPTFVEVVCRVFQDPRIAAMRGRIIPKEHPYFCTLAGHYDRGDDVVDDVLATEGHMAIRRGVYLSTGGFPDQFYGAEGVYLVYRIAKDFPELRVVYVPDLLMRHDYFDSWENFIWKTRKYRRIRREVGGMEPDPEFLRYLDAYLARRKPHRRLTVEQTVALGLLKAVRWGVQRLPAWAVGQR; encoded by the coding sequence ATGCCTGACCATCTTCTCCAGGATCGAGCGGGGCTCCCCGAGGCCGAGCGCGCCCTTCAGGAGGCGTGGCGCGCGAAGTACGCGCCCGAGGTGAAGGAGCTCATCGTGCGGCGCGAGGTCCCGTCGCCGAAGCTGACGCTGATCGTCATCTCCTACAAGGCGAAGGACTACCTGATCGAGTGCCTCCAGCACGCGCGCGGCCAGACGGCCGCGCTCGACGTGCCGTTCGAGATCCTGCTCGCGGACAGCGGCGGCATCGAGCACCTGCGGCCGCGCTCGGCCCCGCTCGTCGACGTCGAGCTGCGCCTCACCGACGGCATTCCGCTGAACGCCGCGCGCAACGCCGCCATCGCCTGGGCGCGGGGCGAGTACGTCGCCTTCATCGACGACGACGGGCTGATCGCGCCGACGTTCGTCGAGGTCGTCTGCCGCGTCTTCCAGGACCCCCGCATCGCGGCGATGCGCGGCCGGATCATCCCCAAGGAGCACCCCTATTTCTGCACGCTCGCGGGGCACTACGACCGCGGCGACGACGTCGTCGACGACGTCCTCGCGACCGAGGGGCACATGGCGATCCGGCGCGGCGTCTACCTCTCGACCGGGGGCTTTCCCGATCAGTTCTACGGCGCCGAGGGGGTCTACCTCGTCTACCGGATCGCGAAGGACTTCCCCGAACTGCGGGTCGTCTACGTGCCCGATCTCCTGATGCGGCACGACTACTTCGACAGCTGGGAGAACTTCATCTGGAAGACGCGCAAGTACCGGCGCATCCGGCGCGAGGTGGGCGGCATGGAGCCGGACCCCGAGTTCCTGCGCTACCTCGACGCGTACCTCGCGCGGCGGAAGCCGCACCGCCGGCTCACGGTGGAGCAAACGGTGGCGCTCGGGCTGCTCAAGGCGGTGCGCTGGGGGGTCCAGCGCCTGCCGGCGTGGGCCGTGGGGCAGCGTTGA
- a CDS encoding glycosyltransferase, translating to MRRALLVSYYFPPRFSVGGKRAYRFAKFLPEHGWAATVLTARPPPGERLDPSFAEGSLPAGDVRRDYLSEAELARMPRRALGSDGTLEAPTEAAPPIARRRGLARLAAEVRYVPVIGPNTGRVPALAVRVARLAREVGAEVIFASGAPWEAVLAGVLAGRAIGRPVVVDFRDPWSFGPVMATRPAWSRAAAALVERAVVGAAAAFTVTSEMTRDAYAERGIARRVECIRTGFDPDAAVAPRRGEAVTLVHFGNCYSERTLAPFVRALAAVARRRSLGPGAIRLLNLGRVAKSDLRLAEELGVSRLFEHRTVLPYAEGLGIVAGADLALLTGFGDEPHLLPGKLYDYLLARAPILAVSPSPEVARILDATRLGWTHAAGDAAAIERRIEDALDARAAGRPLVEPDHATLSALSARASAGALARLFERVTASHRG from the coding sequence ATGAGGCGCGCGCTCCTCGTGAGCTACTACTTTCCACCGCGGTTCAGCGTCGGCGGTAAGCGCGCGTACCGATTCGCGAAATTTCTACCCGAGCATGGCTGGGCCGCGACGGTGCTCACCGCGAGGCCGCCTCCAGGAGAGCGGCTGGATCCGTCGTTCGCGGAGGGCTCGCTGCCCGCGGGCGACGTGCGCCGCGACTACCTCTCCGAGGCCGAGCTTGCGCGCATGCCGCGCCGGGCGCTCGGCTCGGACGGCACCCTCGAGGCGCCGACCGAGGCCGCGCCGCCGATCGCGCGCCGCAGAGGCCTCGCGCGCCTCGCCGCCGAGGTCCGCTACGTGCCGGTGATCGGACCGAACACGGGGCGCGTCCCGGCCCTGGCGGTCCGCGTCGCGCGCCTCGCCCGCGAGGTCGGCGCCGAGGTGATCTTCGCGAGCGGGGCGCCGTGGGAGGCCGTGCTCGCGGGCGTGCTGGCCGGCAGGGCCATCGGCCGACCCGTCGTCGTCGACTTCCGCGATCCTTGGTCGTTCGGCCCGGTGATGGCGACGCGGCCCGCGTGGAGCCGCGCGGCCGCGGCGCTCGTCGAGCGGGCCGTGGTGGGCGCCGCCGCGGCCTTCACGGTGACGTCCGAGATGACCCGCGACGCCTACGCCGAGCGGGGGATCGCGCGCCGCGTCGAGTGCATCCGGACGGGCTTCGATCCGGACGCGGCGGTCGCCCCGCGGCGCGGCGAGGCCGTGACGCTCGTGCACTTCGGCAACTGCTACAGCGAGCGCACCCTCGCGCCGTTCGTCCGGGCGCTGGCGGCCGTCGCGCGCAGGAGGTCGCTGGGCCCGGGCGCGATCCGGCTGCTCAACCTGGGGCGCGTCGCGAAGAGCGACCTCCGCCTCGCCGAGGAGCTCGGGGTGTCGCGGCTCTTCGAGCACCGCACGGTGCTGCCGTACGCCGAGGGGCTCGGCATCGTCGCGGGCGCGGACCTGGCGCTGCTCACCGGCTTCGGCGACGAGCCCCACCTCTTGCCAGGCAAGCTCTATGACTACCTCCTCGCGCGCGCGCCCATCCTCGCGGTCTCGCCGTCCCCCGAGGTCGCGCGCATCCTCGACGCGACCCGCCTCGGCTGGACGCACGCGGCCGGCGACGCCGCGGCGATCGAGCGCCGCATCGAGGACGCGCTCGACGCGCGCGCGGCCGGCCGGCCGCTCGTCGAGCCCGATCACGCGACGCTCTCCGCGCTGAGCGCGCGCGCCAGCGCGGGGGCGCTGGCGCGCCTCTTCGAGCGTGTCACGGCGAGCCACAGGGGCTGA
- a CDS encoding class I SAM-dependent methyltransferase codes for MAEEGGFERDLAAINRHYTERFLPANPWASLLNAHPYLVARQRQRRLREALVACGVRTPEALREMSVLDVGCGSGSNLAWLVELGADPTRLTGIDLVAQRTEVARSRFAGIRFVAGDFLTADLGGPFDVVMMFAVLSSVTNAELKRGLMDKALRLLRPGGIFFFYDVVSRRPIPGTADYQRLTFAELEGYFAPRALHVFRRDILRRDVADRLVRRFGVTVAELVQATRLLNIDGTFAYARG; via the coding sequence ATGGCTGAAGAGGGCGGCTTCGAGCGGGATCTCGCGGCGATCAACCGGCACTACACCGAGCGCTTCCTGCCCGCGAACCCCTGGGCGAGCCTGCTCAACGCCCACCCGTACCTCGTCGCGCGGCAGCGGCAGCGCCGCCTGCGCGAGGCGCTCGTCGCGTGCGGCGTGCGCACGCCCGAGGCGCTGCGCGAGATGTCGGTGCTCGACGTGGGCTGCGGGTCTGGATCCAACCTGGCGTGGCTGGTCGAGCTCGGCGCGGATCCGACGCGCCTCACCGGCATCGATCTCGTCGCGCAGCGCACGGAGGTCGCGCGCTCTCGCTTCGCTGGCATCCGCTTCGTCGCGGGCGACTTCCTGACGGCCGACCTCGGGGGCCCGTTCGACGTGGTGATGATGTTCGCCGTCCTGTCGTCGGTGACCAACGCGGAGCTCAAGCGAGGCCTGATGGACAAGGCGCTCCGCCTGCTCCGGCCGGGCGGCATCTTCTTTTTTTACGATGTCGTGTCGCGGCGACCCATCCCCGGCACCGCCGACTACCAGCGCCTCACGTTCGCGGAGCTCGAGGGGTATTTCGCCCCCCGCGCGCTGCACGTCTTTCGCAGGGACATCCTCCGGCGCGACGTCGCCGACCGGCTCGTGCGGCGCTTCGGCGTGACCGTGGCCGAGCTCGTCCAGGCGACGCGGCTGCTCAACATCGACGGCACCTTCGCGTACGCGCGCGGTTAG